The Chloroflexota bacterium genomic interval GATGTACGGCTCCTCTTCGTACGCGGTCAGGATCAGCACGTGCGTCGTGGGGCGCTGCTGTTTCACTTGCCGCGTGGCTTCCAGGCCATTCATCCGGGGCATCTGGATATCAAACACCGCCACGTCGGGCTGCAGGCTGGCGACCAACTCCACCGCCTCGGCGCCGTCACTCGCTTCACCGACCACGCGGATCGTCCCGTCTTCCTCCAGATACTCGCGAATCCCTTTGCGCACCACCGCATGGTCGTCAGCCAGCACCACACGAATGGGATCATTTTTGCTCGTCATAATCGCTCCTGTCAAAGTCTCCGCCGTTCATTGTACACGAGAAGCGAGGGGCGTAAGCAGACTTCGAGTAGGCCAAATGGCGTACCGCGCAAATAGCCGTTTGGCGCTGTACCGAAAGCCGCGGGGCGTGATAAACTATGACATCACTTAACCACAGGAGAATGGATTGATGAAGATCGGTCGAATTGCAGTTCTGATGTTGCCCTTGCTGGCGCTGGTTCTGGCCGCCTGCGGCGGTGCGGCTAGTACATCATCCACCAGCGCGGTCACCACGGTTACCGTCGAGGCCAAAGATTTTCAATTAACGCCCAACCGCATTGAGGCGAAAGTCGGACAGAAAATTCGCATCAACTTCAACAACAAGGGCACCGTACAACACGATTTCAGCGTGATGGTCATCCAGGCGAAAGAGATGAAGTCGCAGTCAATCGGCACGCACGATATGGGCGCGAAGACCGAGGAACCGCAGTTGCACGTCACCGCTCCGGGCGGAAAGAGCGGCTGGATTGAGTTTATTCCAACGAAGGCGGGCACCTACGACGCCTTCTGCACGTCACCGGGTCACCGTGACGCAGGCATGCGCGCACAACTGGTGGTGACCGAATAACGAGTCTGCGCCAGGCTACGAGCGCACTAATACTATTTCAACTTAGCCATGTCCTCATAGCGATTGCGCAAGTGCAACTGCCGCCCCCGCATCCCCTGGCCCCTTCTCCCCCGCGCGCGGGGGAGAAGGGGAAAAACTAACGGGGAGGTGCGCGGTGGCTACGCCGCCGCGCACCTCCCCGGAGACTTGCTCCCCCTCCCAGCGAAGCTGGGAGGGGGCTGGGGGGGAGAGCAGAATTTGGCGGTGTGCCGTGTGCTCATGCGATATGTACATGGGGACATTTTCAATTTGAAACAGTATAAAGTGCCCCGGGAGGGCAATATGAGCGTGGATAAGATTGCAGTCGGTATAGGCGGCGTTGCCGCCTTACTTTTTATTGCGTGGTTCTTCTTCGGCAAGCGGCAGACGGTCGTCGCCGTCGAGTCGAGGGTACGAATCACGGTGGATGGCGGCTACACCCCTGAGGCGATCACCATCAAGCGTGGCCGCACAGTGCGGCTGGAATTCTTGCGCAAGGATGCCAGTAGTTGTTTGGAGGAGGTGGTCCTGCCAGAGCTCGGCGTGCGTCGGCACCTGGCGCTAAACGAGACGACCCCGATTGACATCACCGCTGACCGGGTGGGGGAGTTTGCGTTTTCATGCGGCATGAATATGTACCACGGCAAGATCATCGTGGTGGAGTGAGAACTCATGACACACCAGATCTCGCTCAAACTGAATTTGCACGGGGCGGATAGCGCATCGGCGGCAAGCAGTTTGGAGTCGGTCATTCGCGACATTCCCGCCGTGTCGAACGTATCGCTCAACCCAATCACGGAAACGCTCGTTATCGCCTATGACGATGAGCGGGGAAACCCGGAAATGTTCATCACGCGCGTTCGCGCCGTGCTCGGCATCGACGCAACAGTAGTCAACGAAGAGGAACCTGCTCACGATCACGAGCAGATGCTGCGCGAGAGCGAGTTGCGTGCACTGCGCCAGAAGGTCGTGATCGGAGCGGTCCTTTCCGCTGCGATTGTGGCGGGTGCGTTCACCCCCATTCTGCCCACCCAGTGGGCCAATATAATTCTGTGGGGCATGACCACCCCCGTTGTCGCGTACGTCGGCGGGCAGTTCTTCATCTCGTGCTGGCGCGGCCTGCGGCATCGCAACGCCAACATGGACACGCTGGTGGCTGTCGGCACGGGCGCCGCCTACGGCTATTCAGCGCTGATCACGTTAGCGCCCGGGGTTTTGGGCGCTGTGGAGGCGCAAACCTATTTCGACGTGGCCGCAGTCGTCATCACGCTGGTCATGCTCGGCAAGTATTTCGAGGCGCGCGCCAAGACCAGCGCCAACGATGCGATCCGCCGCTTGCTGGCGCTGGGCGCCAAAACTGCGCGGGTGCTGCGCGACGGGGCGGAGGTTGACCTGCCGCTGGAACAGGTGGTGGCAGGCGACCTCATCTTGGTCCGCCCTGGTGAGAAGATCCCGGTGGATGGCGACGTGTTGGATGGCGCATCGACCGTGGATCAATCCATGGTGACGGGTGAGAGCATCCCGGTGGAAAAAGGGCCGGGCGATCCGGTCATCGGCGCGACGATTAACAAGACGGGCGCGTTCCGATTTCGCGCCACCAAGGTGGGTCAGGATACGGTTCTGGCCCAGATCGTGCGACTGGTCTCGGAAGCACAGTCGTCAAAAGCGCCCATCCAGCGGCTCGTCGATCAAGTCACGGCTGTCTTCACGCCCGTAGTGATCATGCTCGCCATCGCGACCTTTACGGTCTGGTATGTATTTGGACCGCAACCATCGGCAAGCTACGCGTTCGTCAATGCCGTGGCCGTGCTCGTCATCGCGTGTCCCTGCGCGATGGGTTTGGCGACACCGACGTCGATTATGGTTGGCACCGGCAAGGGCGCCCAGTACGGCATCCTGATCAAAGACGCCGAAAGCCTGGAGCGCGCGGAACGCGTGCAGGCGATCATATTCGACAAAACCGGCACACTCACCGCCGGCAAACCGGTCGTCACCGATTTGCGCGGGAATGAGACGCAGGTGTTATCGCTGGCCTACGCGCTGGAAAAGCAGTCGGAGCACGCGCTCGCGGAGGCAATCAACAGCCGTGCACGCCAACTGCATATTGCTGCGCTGGACGCGAGCAACTTCGAGGCCGTGGCGGGGCGGGGCGTGCGCGCCACGGTCAACGGGCAAACCGTCTTGCTCGGCAACCGCGCCTTGATGGATGAAAACAGCGTCCCGCTCGGCGAGTTTGCACCGGCACTGGCGGAGCTTCAGACCGGGGGCAAGACGGTAATGGCGGTTGCGGCAGACGGCAAGACAGTCGGGCTGATCGCCGTAATCGACGAGCCCAAGCCGAGCGCATCCGAGGCGATAGCGGCATTGAAAAAGATGCACGTCAGGACCTTGATGATTACCGGCGACAACCTGAGCACGGCGCAGGCGATCGGCAGACAGGTCGGCATCGATCAGGTCGTCGCCAATGTTCTGCCGCAGGACAAGGAACAGCACGTGCGCGCGCTCCAGCAAGAGCGCATGGTTGTGGCGATGGTCGGCGACGGCATCAACGACGCGCCGGCCCTGGCGGCATCCGATCTCGGTATCGCCATGGGCACCGGAACCGACGTCGCCATCGAAGCCGCCGGCGTTACCCTGATGAACGGCGATCTGCGCTCCGTCCCCGCGACCATCCGGCTCTCGCGCGCGACGATGAGCAATATACGCGAGAACCTGTTTTGGGCCTTTGGCTACAACATCGCGCTCATTCCGGTGGCGATGGGTGTACTCTATCCGTTCTTTGGCTGGCTGATGAACCCGATCCTCGCCGGCGGCGCGATGGCGTTCAGTTCGTTATCAGTCATCTTGAACGCGCTGCGTTTGCGCCGATTCAAGGTTAGCTGATGACCAGCAGCGGGAGATACATCCCCGCGCTCAGATTCAAAGCTCTGACGCCGCTGTTCGATCCCGCCGTGCGCCTGCTGATGCGCGAGGCACAGTTCAAGCGCCAGTTGATCGCGCAAGCACGCATCAAGCCGCACATGCGGGTGCTAGACATGGGCTGCGGCACGGGGACACTGGCCGTGATGATCAAACAAGCACAGCCGGATACCGAGGTTGTGGGGCTGGATGGCGACCCGCAGGTGCTGGCGTTGGCGCGCGCCAAAGCAGCCCGGGCCGGGGCGGGTGTACGGTTTGATGAGGGAATGGCATCTCTGTTACCGTATTCAGAAGGCTATTTTGACCGCGTCGTTTCCAGCCTGGTCTTCCATCACCTCGATGCGACCGGCAAGCGGGAGGCGCTGAGCGAGATATTTCGTGTCTTGACCCCGCGCGGGGAGTTGCATGTGGCCGACCTGGGCAAGCCGCACAATGTGTTCGCCTACGCCGTTTCACGCATCATACGTCGGCTCGAACACGCATCCGAGAATATCGACGGTCGCTTGCCGGAACTGTTCCAACGGGCCGGCTTTGAGTCGGTCGCTGAACCCACACGCTTTATGACGATTGTGGGGACGCTGGCGCTATATCGCGCACAGAAATCCGGCCGCACCGCATAGGCCGGCGGGGCACTCAAAGAGTCTCCAAAGGCATCAGGGCAGCGTGCGATGTGCGCCACCGCAAGGAGGTACGTATGACAGAACAAGAAGGCCGCGCGCAAAGCACATTCCTTATGCGGCGCAAGCTCATTCGCACGTTAATCGGCTTCTCCGTCGCATCCACGCTCGGTGGCATATTGGTGCCGGTCATCGGATACCTCTGGCCCAAAAGCGCAGCGGCCAGCTATGCCGGCCCGGTCGTTGTAGGGAATGCAGCCGAATTTCCGCCCGGCAGCGGCACGGTGGTCAGCGTCAACAGCAAACCCGTGATCGTAGTCAACACCAAAGCGGGCGGCCTGAAAGCATACTCGGCCATCTGCACCCATCTGGGGTGCGTAGTCTACTGGCATCCGCAGAAGAATGTCATCCACTCCCCCTGCCACGATGGGCTATTCAATCCCGTGAACGGATCGGTGATTTCGGGACCACCTCCGCGGCCACTACCAGAATACGAACTGACCGTCAGAGAAGGCAAGGTAATTATCGGAAAGGCGCGTGACCGCATCTACGGCGCGTAAGAGATTTTCCGGGGCAGCATCCCGGCACTGGATTCAATGTCGGCCCATCCACTAAGCGGAATAGGGCGCGTGCCGTGGCCATCGGCCGCGTTTCAGCCGAGCGCCAGCTACTTCAGCGCAGAAGGGCATTGCAGAGCGGTTGGCATCACCACTTGCTCCAGGAGATACAAATGCGTTCGGGCGCCTTGCGCGTGGTACTGTTCACCGGATTATTCATCATGCTCCCGGCATGTTCAGCAGCTGCGACTCCCACGGTGACTCCAGCCAGTGCGGCGCCTGTCGCCACGGTCACCCCAACGTATGCTCCGACTCGCGTCGCGGCCACCGCAGCGCCGAATCCATCACCGGCGCCGCCTGCCGCGCAGGCTCGTTCAGCATCGTTACTTGTCCAGGGCAACGCTCCGCACTGGTCGCAGGGATCACAGGGTATCGTGGCGGCAATGCGGTTCGAACCGTATCCGCCAAGCCTCAGCAATGCGATCACGTTCAGCCTCGCGCTTTCAGACGATGCGGGCCGGCCGATCGCGGACGCAAGCGTGGAACTGAGACTTGTCGAAGCGATGAACGGCATGGAGGGCGAGCACGACGAATACGTCGTCGTACCGCTTGAAAACCGGGGCGGCGGAGTCTACACCGGGCGTATGACCGCCACGCAACCCGAATACGTGCTTACGGGCATGTCGCTGAAGATTCAGCGAGGCGGGCAGCCCGCAGCGTTCGCACTGGAAAAGAGCGACTTCGGGCAATAGGCGGCATCGGCCATGATGATGCGTCGCAGGAAATACGAGTGCGCGCAGCCCATACCTGAACAAGCTCGAACCAGTCTACATCTGCGGCGAAGAGTTGCAGATCGTCGAAACCGACGTGTTCGAGCGTGGTTTGCGCATCGTCCGGCAGAGACGCCCGAGCGCGCCCCGTTCCAGAGCCTTCCCGCACCTATTTCCCGGGGTGTTGCGCCGCTCTGATTGTGGCGGCCGATTGAACGGACAGCGATGCCAGACGGGCGTGCAGTGCGTGCCGCGATTTGTCTCAGAGAGCCCATTGTCAGGCGCACGGTGCTACCCTGACTTGAAGGCCTGATCCACGTCGCTACCGTGTATGCTGCCGTAAGCAATGCACCAGGTACGTCCCATCGCTGTTCTCGACCCCATGCGTTTCGTGCCCGAAGCCGGGAAAGCGGCGATCCCAGGCTTGCAGCGCGCGCAGGTACCCCAGGCACGGACCGTCGCTGGCACCGGCGTTTTCGCCGGGCATTAGCATCGGAATACCGGGCGGATACGGCACCACACCCGTGGCCACGACGCGATTGGCCATCTCATCAACCGGCACCGGCTCCACCTCGTTGTACACGAGCTTCGAGTAAGTATCGGCCGGCGTGAACTCCGGCACGGGCAGCGTCGAGAACGCCGCCGCCTGCAATTGCAGTTGTCCCGTATCCTTCATCTGTGCGAACATCTCACCGGACAAATCGCGCAAGCCCATCCCCGCATAGCGAGCGGGCGCGACCGCGAGAACGGCAGGCAACACGTCCTCGAGCGGAGCATTGGCGTCGTAGTCGTCCTTGAACTTCAGTAGCGCGTTGATCAGCGTGCCATACTTGCCCTTGGTCACGCCCAGCGAAAAGAGAAACAAGATCGTGAAGTCCGTGGTCTTCTCGACCACGATACCGCGCCGGGCGAGATATGCGGTGACGAGCGTCGCCGGAATGCCGGTTGCCTCGAGGGAGCCATCAGGGGACACGCCGGGCGTCACAACCGAGACCTTAACCGGGTCGAGCATACAGTAGCCGTCTTCCAGACCTGAGAATCCGTGCCAGGCCTCGCCAGGGTGCAGCACCCAGCAGTCGGGGTTGCCGATCAACAGAGCGTCGGGCGCGTCCTCAAACGCGATCATCTGGCCCGTGGCCGGATCGCGCACGTTGTCGGCATTCCAGGTGCTGAAGAACCAGTCGCCCTGCTTCTGGTAGTCGCGCCGATCCCGGCGCAGCGCCTTGCGAAAGGCCACGGCCTCGGCAATCGCTTCGGTCGTCAGGGTTAGGCCGCCCGCGCCGTCCATCATCGCCGCCGAAACCTCGTTTGACACGATGATGGCATACTGCGGAGACGTGCTGGCATGCATCATGAACGCCTCGTTGAAGCGCCGGTGCTCCACCGGCTTGCGCCCGTCGCGCACGGCGATCAGCGACGCTTGCGACAACGCCGCCAACAACTTATGAGTGGATGTGCTCATGAAGATCGTCGGACCGTCGCGCCGGTAGTCCTTCGGATCGCCGTACATAGCGAACCGATTCTGGTATAGCGGGTTGAAACGTGCGTGACCAAACCATGCTTCGTCGAAGTGAATTCGATCCACGCTCTGGTCGAGCAGATCGATGACGCGCGGCACGCGATACGTCAGGCCATCGTAAGTGGAATTGGTGATG includes:
- a CDS encoding cupredoxin domain-containing protein — its product is MKIGRIAVLMLPLLALVLAACGGAASTSSTSAVTTVTVEAKDFQLTPNRIEAKVGQKIRINFNNKGTVQHDFSVMVIQAKEMKSQSIGTHDMGAKTEEPQLHVTAPGGKSGWIEFIPTKAGTYDAFCTSPGHRDAGMRAQLVVTE
- a CDS encoding cupredoxin domain-containing protein, translating into MSVDKIAVGIGGVAALLFIAWFFFGKRQTVVAVESRVRITVDGGYTPEAITIKRGRTVRLEFLRKDASSCLEEVVLPELGVRRHLALNETTPIDITADRVGEFAFSCGMNMYHGKIIVVE
- a CDS encoding copper-translocating P-type ATPase; its protein translation is MTHQISLKLNLHGADSASAASSLESVIRDIPAVSNVSLNPITETLVIAYDDERGNPEMFITRVRAVLGIDATVVNEEEPAHDHEQMLRESELRALRQKVVIGAVLSAAIVAGAFTPILPTQWANIILWGMTTPVVAYVGGQFFISCWRGLRHRNANMDTLVAVGTGAAYGYSALITLAPGVLGAVEAQTYFDVAAVVITLVMLGKYFEARAKTSANDAIRRLLALGAKTARVLRDGAEVDLPLEQVVAGDLILVRPGEKIPVDGDVLDGASTVDQSMVTGESIPVEKGPGDPVIGATINKTGAFRFRATKVGQDTVLAQIVRLVSEAQSSKAPIQRLVDQVTAVFTPVVIMLAIATFTVWYVFGPQPSASYAFVNAVAVLVIACPCAMGLATPTSIMVGTGKGAQYGILIKDAESLERAERVQAIIFDKTGTLTAGKPVVTDLRGNETQVLSLAYALEKQSEHALAEAINSRARQLHIAALDASNFEAVAGRGVRATVNGQTVLLGNRALMDENSVPLGEFAPALAELQTGGKTVMAVAADGKTVGLIAVIDEPKPSASEAIAALKKMHVRTLMITGDNLSTAQAIGRQVGIDQVVANVLPQDKEQHVRALQQERMVVAMVGDGINDAPALAASDLGIAMGTGTDVAIEAAGVTLMNGDLRSVPATIRLSRATMSNIRENLFWAFGYNIALIPVAMGVLYPFFGWLMNPILAGGAMAFSSLSVILNALRLRRFKVS
- a CDS encoding methyltransferase domain-containing protein: MTSSGRYIPALRFKALTPLFDPAVRLLMREAQFKRQLIAQARIKPHMRVLDMGCGTGTLAVMIKQAQPDTEVVGLDGDPQVLALARAKAARAGAGVRFDEGMASLLPYSEGYFDRVVSSLVFHHLDATGKREALSEIFRVLTPRGELHVADLGKPHNVFAYAVSRIIRRLEHASENIDGRLPELFQRAGFESVAEPTRFMTIVGTLALYRAQKSGRTA
- a CDS encoding Rieske (2Fe-2S) protein, whose translation is MTEQEGRAQSTFLMRRKLIRTLIGFSVASTLGGILVPVIGYLWPKSAAASYAGPVVVGNAAEFPPGSGTVVSVNSKPVIVVNTKAGGLKAYSAICTHLGCVVYWHPQKNVIHSPCHDGLFNPVNGSVISGPPPRPLPEYELTVREGKVIIGKARDRIYGA
- a CDS encoding arginine decarboxylase (biodegradative; catalyzes the formation of agmatine from arginine), whose amino-acid sequence is MQSGERLISQKVLMIDDELAEQSASGRASRALAKELRDRSVDVVEATSADDGRAVVLSDPSIQGVLVDWSLSDDATHDKARALIALIRSRNVHLPIFLMAERNDADSITADVMREADEMIWMLEDTTFFIAGRVVAALRRYRDAIVPALTKALIAFAQVYEYSWHTPGHTGGTAFLKSPIGRVFYDYFGENLLRSDLSISVGELGSLLDHSGPIGESERYCARVFGADRAYTVTNGSSTANRVIMMSSVTRGDYALCDRNAHKSTEQALTLTGVIPTYLLPSRNHLGMIGPIYPERLAPDAVKAAIEANPLAHDKTRSAAHAIITNSTYDGLTYRVPRVIDLLDQSVDRIHFDEAWFGHARFNPLYQNRFAMYGDPKDYRRDGPTIFMSTSTHKLLAALSQASLIAVRDGRKPVEHRRFNEAFMMHASTSPQYAIIVSNEVSAAMMDGAGGLTLTTEAIAEAVAFRKALRRDRRDYQKQGDWFFSTWNADNVRDPATGQMIAFEDAPDALLIGNPDCWVLHPGEAWHGFSGLEDGYCMLDPVKVSVVTPGVSPDGSLEATGIPATLVTAYLARRGIVVEKTTDFTILFLFSLGVTKGKYGTLINALLKFKDDYDANAPLEDVLPAVLAVAPARYAGMGLRDLSGEMFAQMKDTGQLQLQAAAFSTLPVPEFTPADTYSKLVYNEVEPVPVDEMANRVVATGVVPYPPGIPMLMPGENAGASDGPCLGYLRALQAWDRRFPGFGHETHGVENSDGTYLVHCLRQHTR